In Synechococcus sp. RS9909, one genomic interval encodes:
- a CDS encoding DUF2834 domain-containing protein, giving the protein MTSTQRQSSIRRWIYLLLALAGAILPWQANLEFIQTHPGGFDLLAFIQDAAINPAARSLSRDLLIAASAFTIWILAEAKRLQVRGWWICLLACVSVSFACGGPLFLYLRERRLSELEPEPQQ; this is encoded by the coding sequence ATGACATCGACTCAACGGCAAAGCTCCATCCGCCGCTGGATCTACCTCCTGCTCGCGCTGGCCGGAGCCATCCTGCCGTGGCAGGCCAATCTTGAGTTCATCCAAACCCATCCAGGTGGATTCGACCTTCTGGCCTTCATTCAGGATGCCGCGATCAATCCAGCGGCCCGCTCCCTCAGTCGAGATCTCCTGATTGCGGCCAGCGCCTTCACCATCTGGATCCTTGCCGAAGCCAAACGGCTCCAGGTGAGGGGATGGTGGATCTGTCTGCTTGCCTGTGTCTCGGTCTCCTTTGCCTGCGGAGGACCGCTGTTCCTGTATCTGCGCGAACGACGCCTGAGCGAACTGGAGCCAGAACCCCAGCAATGA
- the hrpB gene encoding ATP-dependent helicase HrpB, with product MPAPPTAPLPIDPLLPELRQALPEGATVLLQAPPGAGKTTRVPLALLGAIPGIAGLEGSLVMLEPRRLATRAAAARLADHLGEPVGERIGYAVRHEQKRSSRTRVEVVTAGLFLRRLQADPELEGIDCVVFDEFHERGRDSDLALALVRDARDLVRPDLRLVLMSATLDLGALAGRLPNATLLSSEGRAYPVDTHHLPPRPQEPLNRTVLRALETHALPLLDSQPPAGLGAPTVLVFLPGLREIEQCRRLIDTSSSLEHWEVCSLHGQQSLERQAAALRPCPSRWAGRIVLATSIAESSLTLNGVRLVIDSGLSRRSRYDPGTGMEGLETVPASLASAEQRRGRAGRQAPGRCVQLWSPAEQQRRPAQDPPELLRTDPQPLVLDLALWGAGLGDNLTWLDPPPAPALREGRQQLIDLGVLEANGLCSPLGRQLARLGTHPRLGLALLQARHWHCSPLGADLAALLSERDPLNPQDHGSDLGARLHWLTDRNGERQSAVRKLSHQLLRQLDALPPLLSSGPLERWGDTPDTSSREELAALLLATAFPGWIALPRPGQPGRYLLRQGRGAQLPAHDPLHQAQALAVARLDLDGADARIRLALPLPMRWLDQLAQREGSWQESVRWDPEQQRVRGERCWRLGALTIGTPQPCQADDHQAVALLLERLQSDGLQVLPWGPRSEQLQKRLDLMQQHSGSPWPLRSWKHLAAHPAAWLTACLQGHHSWHSVQESELIHALWGDLPWELRQSLDHHLPEAITIPSGRRAHLQYREGEVCLAVKLQEMFGCRQGPRVLGDRIPVTLELLSPAGRPLQRTQDLEGFWRGSYRDVRREMRGRYPKHPWPEDPLTAVASTRPQRHQRGDPS from the coding sequence TTGCCAGCACCGCCAACGGCACCCCTGCCGATTGACCCCCTGCTGCCAGAGCTCCGGCAGGCGTTGCCAGAGGGCGCCACCGTTCTGCTCCAAGCCCCTCCCGGTGCAGGCAAAACCACCAGGGTTCCCCTGGCCTTACTGGGTGCCATTCCAGGTATCGCCGGCCTGGAGGGCAGCCTTGTGATGCTCGAACCACGACGGTTGGCCACCAGAGCTGCGGCCGCGCGCCTGGCCGATCACCTGGGGGAACCGGTCGGCGAACGCATCGGCTACGCCGTGCGCCACGAACAGAAGCGCTCCAGCCGCACCAGGGTGGAAGTGGTCACCGCAGGGCTGTTTCTTCGTCGCCTTCAGGCCGATCCGGAGCTGGAGGGCATCGACTGCGTGGTTTTTGATGAGTTCCATGAGCGCGGTCGCGACAGCGACCTGGCCCTGGCCCTGGTGCGCGATGCCCGCGACCTGGTGCGACCGGATCTGCGTCTGGTGTTGATGTCGGCCACCCTGGATCTGGGTGCCCTCGCAGGCCGCCTGCCCAACGCCACACTGCTCTCCAGCGAGGGCCGCGCCTACCCCGTCGACACCCATCACCTGCCCCCCCGGCCACAGGAACCGCTCAACCGCACGGTGCTTCGGGCCCTGGAGACCCATGCCCTGCCCCTGCTCGACAGCCAGCCCCCAGCCGGCCTGGGCGCCCCAACCGTGCTCGTGTTTCTGCCGGGGCTGCGGGAGATCGAGCAATGCCGCAGGCTGATCGACACCAGCTCCAGCCTGGAGCACTGGGAGGTCTGCAGCCTCCATGGCCAACAGTCACTCGAGCGCCAGGCCGCAGCCTTGCGTCCCTGCCCATCACGGTGGGCCGGAAGGATCGTTCTGGCTACGTCGATCGCCGAAAGTTCCCTGACCCTCAACGGCGTGAGGCTGGTGATCGACAGCGGCCTCAGCCGCCGCAGCCGCTACGACCCCGGCACCGGCATGGAAGGCCTGGAAACGGTGCCCGCCAGCCTGGCCAGCGCCGAGCAGCGACGCGGGCGGGCCGGCCGACAGGCTCCGGGCCGGTGCGTGCAGCTCTGGTCACCAGCTGAACAGCAGCGCCGACCGGCACAGGATCCACCGGAGCTGCTGCGCACCGATCCCCAGCCCCTGGTGCTGGACCTGGCGCTGTGGGGAGCCGGCCTGGGGGACAACCTGACCTGGCTGGATCCACCACCAGCCCCCGCCCTGCGCGAGGGACGCCAACAGCTGATCGACCTGGGCGTCCTGGAGGCCAACGGCCTCTGCAGCCCCCTCGGCCGTCAGCTCGCCCGGCTGGGAACCCATCCTCGCCTGGGCCTGGCGCTGCTGCAGGCCCGTCACTGGCACTGCAGTCCTCTGGGAGCCGACCTGGCAGCCCTTCTCAGCGAACGCGATCCCCTGAACCCCCAGGACCACGGCAGCGATCTCGGCGCCCGCCTGCACTGGCTCACCGACCGCAACGGGGAGCGCCAGAGCGCGGTCCGCAAGCTCAGCCACCAACTGCTGCGCCAGCTGGATGCCCTGCCCCCCCTCCTGAGCAGCGGGCCGCTGGAGCGTTGGGGCGACACCCCTGACACCTCCAGCCGGGAGGAGCTGGCCGCCTTGCTGCTGGCTACCGCCTTCCCGGGATGGATCGCCCTGCCGCGCCCCGGCCAGCCAGGCCGCTACCTGCTGCGGCAGGGCCGAGGCGCCCAGCTGCCGGCCCACGATCCCCTGCATCAGGCGCAGGCGCTGGCGGTGGCGCGGCTCGATCTGGATGGGGCTGATGCCCGGATCCGCCTCGCCTTGCCACTGCCGATGCGCTGGCTGGACCAGCTGGCGCAACGCGAAGGGAGCTGGCAGGAGTCGGTGCGCTGGGATCCGGAGCAGCAACGGGTGCGCGGCGAACGCTGCTGGCGGCTCGGGGCCCTCACGATCGGCACACCCCAACCCTGTCAAGCCGATGATCACCAGGCCGTCGCCCTGTTGCTGGAGCGCCTCCAGAGCGACGGCCTGCAGGTTCTGCCCTGGGGGCCACGCAGTGAACAGCTGCAGAAACGCCTGGACCTGATGCAGCAACACAGCGGCTCCCCCTGGCCCCTGCGCTCGTGGAAGCACCTGGCAGCCCATCCGGCGGCCTGGCTGACCGCCTGCCTGCAGGGCCATCACAGCTGGCACAGCGTTCAGGAATCGGAGTTGATCCACGCCCTCTGGGGAGACCTGCCCTGGGAGCTGCGCCAGAGCCTCGATCACCACCTCCCGGAGGCGATCACCATCCCCTCCGGTCGCCGGGCCCATCTGCAGTACCGCGAGGGCGAGGTCTGCCTGGCCGTGAAACTGCAGGAGATGTTTGGCTGTCGTCAGGGGCCGAGGGTGCTGGGCGATCGGATTCCGGTCACGCTGGAGCTCCTGTCACCTGCGGGTCGCCCCCTGCAACGCACCCAGGATCTCGAGGGGTTCTGGCGCGGCAGTTACCGTGATGTGCGACGGGAGATGCGTGGCCGTTACCCGAAACATCCCTGGCCGGAAGACCCGCTCACGGCCGTCGCCAGCACCCGGCCCCAACGCCACCAACGCGGCGATCCGAGCTGA
- a CDS encoding YihY/virulence factor BrkB family protein: MRRWLAWKRVVRSLWQAYVRWAECDCVDLSAAFAYYTLQSIFPLLLIVLAVTSWFLGRQEGLDQQIVDYTAGVLPPMAVGIVQTTLEKLIKQGFGAGLLGAGVLLVTAGNVYLTLQRGADRIWLDYYPDAAPEATWRQQVIQFLRVRLEAFFLVILIGLLIVLDQISANLRMIPATALHRSLEGLPWLDQALRSIPVLSFGQFVVPCLGFAGMALLLQFFLPSRRVPLRPLIPGSFLIGVLLTVLNLAVSRSILSLGSRYQAYGVIGSVLVLTLWVWTVGVVIYFGQCWSVVLAKQRLKRF, encoded by the coding sequence ATGCGTCGGTGGCTTGCCTGGAAGCGAGTTGTGCGTTCGCTGTGGCAAGCCTATGTGCGCTGGGCGGAATGCGACTGCGTCGATCTCAGTGCAGCATTTGCGTATTACACGCTCCAATCGATCTTCCCTCTCCTGCTGATTGTCCTGGCAGTCACGTCCTGGTTTTTGGGGCGACAAGAGGGGTTGGATCAGCAGATTGTTGATTACACCGCTGGAGTCTTGCCGCCCATGGCGGTCGGTATTGTCCAGACCACTCTCGAGAAGCTGATCAAGCAAGGGTTCGGTGCTGGTCTTTTGGGTGCCGGTGTTCTGTTGGTGACGGCGGGAAATGTGTACCTCACGCTTCAGCGTGGCGCCGACAGAATCTGGCTTGATTACTATCCAGATGCAGCCCCGGAGGCTACTTGGCGTCAGCAGGTGATTCAGTTCCTGCGGGTGCGTTTGGAGGCGTTCTTTTTGGTGATTCTGATTGGTCTATTGATCGTTCTTGATCAGATCAGCGCCAATCTGCGCATGATTCCCGCCACGGCGTTGCATCGCTCGCTGGAGGGGTTGCCCTGGCTGGATCAGGCGCTCCGGAGCATTCCTGTGCTCTCGTTTGGTCAGTTTGTCGTGCCCTGTTTGGGCTTTGCTGGCATGGCCTTGCTGTTGCAGTTTTTTCTGCCCAGTCGCCGGGTTCCTTTGCGCCCCTTGATTCCAGGTTCTTTTTTGATCGGTGTGTTGCTCACGGTGCTCAATCTCGCTGTGAGCCGAAGCATCCTTTCGCTTGGTTCCCGTTATCAGGCCTATGGGGTGATTGGCAGCGTGCTCGTGCTCACACTCTGGGTGTGGACGGTGGGCGTGGTGATTTATTTCGGTCAATGCTGGAGCGTGGTTCTGGCAAAACAGCGCTTGAAGCGCTTCTGA
- a CDS encoding trypsin-like peptidase domain-containing protein, which produces MSRSVTASLLWATAAVASLPLGLTAPPPAQAAAASARALSAQSFVSAAVQRSGPAVVTLDTQRTVTSGAVGGLPGGLRLDPFLQRFFGLQQVPIAPRSRVERGQGSGVIFDASGLVLTNAHVVEKADQVMVGLPDGRRVAGRVLGQDTLTDLAVVRLADSGPWPTAPLGDSDRLQVGDWAIAVGNPFGLENTVTLGIVSNLNRNVSQLGISGKRLDLIQTDAAINPGNSGGPLLNADGEVVGINTLVRSGPGAGLGFAIPINRARAIARQLAEQGRASHPMVGIGLSSVPAPRPGAPAPPGAVVRSLVPGGPAARAGVQVDDVIVAIGGAEVPSPAAVVSAIDRHGVGRPLSLKVLRAGQPISLSITPVDMSALPATP; this is translated from the coding sequence ATGTCCCGATCCGTCACCGCTTCCTTGCTCTGGGCCACTGCCGCGGTGGCATCGCTGCCGCTGGGCTTGACAGCGCCGCCCCCAGCGCAGGCGGCCGCCGCATCGGCACGGGCCCTGTCGGCCCAGTCGTTTGTCTCAGCCGCTGTGCAGCGCAGTGGTCCTGCTGTGGTGACGCTCGACACCCAGCGCACCGTGACCTCGGGCGCCGTGGGCGGCCTGCCTGGCGGGCTTCGGCTCGATCCCTTTCTGCAGCGCTTCTTCGGATTGCAGCAGGTCCCCATCGCACCGCGCTCCCGGGTGGAGCGGGGACAGGGCAGTGGGGTCATCTTCGATGCCTCCGGCCTGGTGCTCACCAATGCCCATGTGGTCGAGAAGGCTGATCAGGTGATGGTGGGTCTCCCGGATGGGCGTCGGGTCGCCGGGCGGGTGCTCGGCCAGGACACTCTCACCGATTTGGCGGTGGTGCGGCTGGCCGACAGCGGTCCATGGCCCACCGCTCCGCTCGGGGATTCCGATCGGCTCCAGGTGGGCGACTGGGCGATCGCGGTCGGCAACCCCTTCGGCCTGGAGAACACGGTGACCCTGGGCATCGTCAGCAATCTCAATCGCAATGTGTCCCAGCTCGGCATTTCCGGGAAGCGCCTGGATCTGATCCAGACCGATGCTGCGATCAACCCCGGCAACTCCGGCGGGCCCCTGCTCAATGCTGATGGCGAGGTGGTGGGGATCAACACCCTGGTGCGCTCCGGCCCCGGGGCGGGCCTGGGTTTCGCGATTCCGATCAACCGGGCCCGTGCCATCGCGCGTCAGCTGGCTGAGCAGGGGCGGGCCAGTCATCCGATGGTGGGGATCGGCCTGTCCTCGGTGCCCGCGCCCCGGCCCGGCGCCCCGGCACCCCCAGGAGCCGTGGTGCGTTCATTGGTGCCTGGAGGACCAGCGGCCCGGGCCGGCGTTCAGGTGGATGATGTGATTGTGGCGATCGGGGGTGCGGAGGTGCCTAGCCCCGCCGCTGTCGTCAGTGCGATCGACCGGCATGGCGTAGGCCGTCCCCTCAGCCTCAAGGTGTTGCGTGCCGGTCAGCCGATCAGCCTGTCCATCACCCCCGTGGACATGAGTGCGTTGCCAGCAACGCCTTAG
- a CDS encoding chlorophyll a/b-binding protein — protein MSDNAQPRFGFVNFAETWNGRLAMLGFVIGLGTELLTGQGILSQIGLG, from the coding sequence ATGTCCGACAACGCTCAACCCCGCTTCGGCTTCGTCAACTTCGCTGAAACCTGGAACGGCCGCTTGGCCATGCTCGGCTTCGTGATCGGCCTGGGCACCGAACTGCTCACCGGTCAGGGCATCCTCAGCCAGATCGGCCTCGGCTGA
- the xseB gene encoding exodeoxyribonuclease VII small subunit, whose protein sequence is MPRRSAKSANSDPSPDPREQENAQWRQDVAKLSYEEALQAADLLLSHLQNDDIPLAELERAHRRGQIYLEHCHALLSQLEQSVLELDSDTMAAKDPADATA, encoded by the coding sequence ATGCCACGCCGCTCTGCCAAATCAGCCAACTCAGACCCCTCGCCGGACCCAAGGGAGCAGGAGAATGCCCAGTGGCGGCAGGATGTGGCCAAGCTCTCCTACGAAGAGGCCCTGCAGGCAGCGGATCTTCTTCTGAGCCATCTCCAGAACGACGACATCCCCCTGGCGGAGCTGGAGCGGGCCCATCGCCGCGGGCAGATCTATCTCGAGCACTGTCACGCCCTGCTAAGCCAGCTTGAGCAATCCGTGCTGGAGCTTGACAGTGACACCATGGCGGCGAAAGACCCAGCAGACGCAACCGCATGA
- a CDS encoding ABC-F family ATP-binding cassette domain-containing protein, which yields MLRLERVSKIYPTGEVLRDVTWEVKPGDRIGLVGVNGAGKSTQMRLIAGLEEPSAGQIIRQGEPRIAYLQQEFDVDPRRSVRQELFQAFGEAAKVLNQQRQVEDAMASDRAAEDPDHLDALIHELSALQTRFEALHGYELDARIDKLLPSIGFSAEDVERPVADYSGGWQMRIALGKILLQEPDLLLLDEPTNHLDVETIQWLEGYLTEQTAALVVISHDRTFLDRVCTQIVSTERGISRAYLGNYTAHLEQKALEQAATQAAFERQQKEIASQQAYIDRFRASATRSTQAKSREKQLEKVERVEAPIESVAGPSFRFPPAPRSGAQVAVIENLTLSYGDQILFLGAELEVERGDRIAFVGPNGAGKSTLLRLVMGLERPDEGSARLGDHNIIASYFEQNQAEALDLSKTVIDTMFEAVPDWTQTQVRSLLGSFCFSNDSVFKEVGQLSGGEKARLALALMLLSPCNLLVLDEPTNHLDIPAKQMLEDALCHYDGAALLVSHDRYFISRVANRIVELRDGELILYRGDYSYYLEKKEEEKQAAEAALAAAQQEAKRRANREKQKQRQERRRHSA from the coding sequence GTGCTGAGACTTGAGCGCGTCAGCAAGATCTACCCAACCGGGGAGGTGCTGCGCGATGTGACCTGGGAGGTGAAACCCGGCGACCGCATCGGTCTGGTGGGCGTGAACGGCGCCGGCAAATCGACCCAGATGCGCCTGATTGCGGGGCTCGAAGAACCGAGCGCCGGGCAGATCATCCGCCAGGGGGAGCCCCGGATCGCCTACCTGCAACAGGAATTCGACGTGGATCCGCGCCGCAGCGTCCGCCAGGAGCTGTTTCAGGCCTTCGGCGAAGCGGCGAAGGTGCTGAATCAGCAGCGTCAGGTCGAAGACGCCATGGCCTCGGATCGAGCTGCCGAGGATCCCGATCACCTCGATGCCCTGATCCACGAGCTGAGCGCACTCCAGACCCGCTTTGAAGCGCTGCATGGCTACGAGCTGGACGCCCGCATTGACAAACTGCTGCCCAGCATCGGCTTCTCTGCGGAGGATGTGGAGCGCCCTGTCGCCGATTACTCCGGTGGCTGGCAGATGCGGATTGCCCTGGGCAAGATCCTTCTGCAGGAGCCGGATCTGCTCCTGCTCGACGAGCCCACCAACCACCTCGATGTGGAAACGATCCAGTGGCTGGAGGGCTACCTGACGGAGCAGACCGCAGCGCTGGTGGTGATCAGTCACGACCGCACCTTCCTGGATCGGGTCTGCACCCAGATCGTGAGCACGGAACGGGGCATCTCCCGCGCCTATCTCGGCAACTACACCGCCCATCTGGAGCAGAAAGCGCTGGAACAGGCCGCCACCCAGGCCGCGTTTGAACGCCAACAGAAGGAGATCGCCAGCCAGCAGGCCTATATCGACCGCTTCCGCGCCAGTGCCACCCGCAGCACCCAGGCCAAGAGCCGCGAAAAGCAACTGGAGAAGGTGGAGCGGGTGGAAGCCCCGATCGAATCGGTGGCCGGCCCGAGCTTCCGCTTCCCACCGGCGCCCCGCTCCGGCGCCCAGGTGGCGGTGATTGAGAACCTCACCCTCAGCTACGGCGATCAGATCCTCTTTCTGGGGGCGGAGCTGGAGGTGGAGCGGGGCGACCGGATTGCCTTCGTGGGCCCGAATGGCGCCGGCAAATCGACCCTGCTGCGTCTGGTGATGGGGCTGGAACGCCCGGATGAGGGCAGCGCCCGCCTCGGCGACCACAACATCATCGCCAGTTACTTCGAACAGAACCAGGCCGAAGCGCTCGACCTGAGCAAGACGGTGATCGACACCATGTTTGAAGCCGTACCGGACTGGACCCAGACCCAGGTGCGTTCTCTGCTCGGGAGCTTCTGCTTCAGCAACGACAGCGTCTTCAAGGAGGTGGGCCAACTCAGTGGCGGTGAAAAAGCGCGACTGGCGCTGGCCTTGATGTTGCTGAGCCCCTGCAATCTGCTGGTGCTCGATGAGCCCACCAATCACCTCGACATTCCCGCCAAGCAGATGCTGGAGGATGCGCTCTGCCATTACGACGGCGCAGCACTGCTCGTGTCCCACGATCGGTATTTCATCTCAAGGGTTGCGAATCGGATCGTGGAACTGCGCGATGGCGAACTGATTCTCTATCGGGGTGACTACAGCTACTACCTGGAGAAGAAAGAGGAGGAAAAGCAGGCGGCGGAAGCGGCGCTTGCCGCGGCCCAGCAGGAGGCGAAGCGCCGGGCCAACCGCGAGAAGCAAAAACAGCGCCAGGAACGGCGACGCCATTCCGCTTAA
- a CDS encoding DUF2973 domain-containing protein has protein sequence MLNSLFPLIYGAVFIGLLWQAFRVMGQGFGAARQPTNRPSSDRTGQITVHPELLDQEGRLTEEELLTVRFSADQESTENPD, from the coding sequence ATGCTGAACAGCCTGTTCCCTCTCATCTACGGCGCCGTCTTCATCGGCCTGCTCTGGCAGGCGTTTCGGGTGATGGGCCAGGGCTTTGGGGCGGCCCGACAACCCACCAACCGCCCGTCTAGCGATCGGACCGGTCAGATCACGGTGCACCCGGAGCTCCTTGACCAGGAGGGCCGACTGACCGAGGAAGAACTGCTGACCGTGCGTTTCAGCGCTGATCAGGAATCGACCGAGAACCCCGACTGA
- the xseA gene encoding exodeoxyribonuclease VII large subunit, translating into MSADAPPTYTVQELNSSIGSLLERGFAPRFLVDATVSRPQVKKGHLWMTLTDGDASISAVAWASKLRQLAYVPGDGEGVRVVGKLNFWATRASLAVQVLDIRPSLSTVQRRFEAVRAQLEQEGVIDPARRRPLPAYPSRIALLTSVPSSALADMLRTARERWPLAEVLVLAIPVQGEVAGRIREVLTRLYAASSRLGIKAIVLARGGGSREDLMVFDDDALCRLLAQSPVPLVTGIGHEDDLTVADLVADHRAATPTAAIVRLLPCRSQALEDVTLRQRRWRDQRHWVLLRERQQLEHRQQQWLQHHPRIVLQRRRDRLEQRLQLLAALAPSRWLARGFAMLERPSGEVLRSVHEVEPGESLIVRLNDGRVDVQATAIHASDRSA; encoded by the coding sequence TTGAGCGCTGACGCACCACCCACCTATACGGTTCAGGAGCTGAACAGCTCGATCGGATCCCTGCTGGAACGGGGCTTTGCGCCACGGTTTCTCGTGGACGCCACAGTGTCGCGGCCCCAGGTGAAGAAAGGGCATCTCTGGATGACCCTCACCGATGGTGACGCCAGCATCAGCGCCGTGGCCTGGGCCTCCAAACTGCGTCAGCTGGCCTATGTGCCCGGTGATGGCGAAGGCGTTCGCGTGGTGGGCAAGCTCAATTTCTGGGCGACACGCGCCAGCCTGGCGGTGCAGGTGCTCGACATCCGCCCCAGCCTGAGCACCGTGCAGCGCCGCTTTGAAGCGGTGCGGGCGCAGCTGGAACAGGAGGGCGTGATCGACCCTGCCCGACGTCGCCCCCTGCCGGCCTATCCAAGCCGGATCGCCCTGCTCACCAGCGTCCCCAGCTCAGCCCTGGCCGACATGCTGCGCACAGCGAGGGAACGCTGGCCCCTCGCCGAGGTGTTGGTGCTGGCGATTCCGGTGCAAGGAGAGGTGGCAGGGCGGATCAGGGAGGTGCTCACACGGCTGTATGCCGCCAGCTCCCGCCTTGGCATCAAGGCGATCGTGCTCGCCCGTGGCGGGGGAAGCCGCGAGGATCTGATGGTGTTTGATGACGACGCCTTATGTCGTCTGCTGGCCCAGAGTCCGGTCCCCCTCGTCACCGGCATCGGCCACGAAGACGACCTCACGGTGGCGGATCTGGTGGCGGATCATCGCGCCGCCACGCCAACGGCCGCCATCGTTCGACTGTTGCCCTGCCGCAGCCAGGCCCTCGAAGACGTGACACTGCGCCAACGCCGCTGGCGCGATCAACGCCACTGGGTGTTGCTACGGGAGCGCCAACAGCTGGAACACCGCCAGCAGCAGTGGCTCCAGCACCATCCCAGGATCGTGCTGCAACGAAGGCGCGACCGCCTCGAACAGCGCCTGCAGTTGCTCGCCGCCCTGGCCCCGAGTCGCTGGCTGGCGCGAGGTTTTGCGATGCTGGAACGCCCGTCTGGAGAGGTCCTGCGCAGCGTGCATGAGGTTGAGCCGGGCGAGTCCCTGATCGTCCGCCTCAACGATGGTCGCGTCGACGTACAGGCGACCGCCATTCATGCAAGCGATCGCTCCGCCTGA